The sequence AGCGGTGAGCGCATGGTCATCGTGAGTCAGGAAGGAAAAAGTTCGGCAACATTTTTCAAAAGTATTAAATCATTGTCTGATGCGACATGGGTAGAAGCCAGTCCGCAAACCGGAAGAACTCATCAAATCAGAGTTCATGCTGCCTGGTTGGGGCATCCCATCCTTGGCGATGATCGATACGGCGATTTTGAAGTCAATCGGAGTTTTAAAAAAAGAGGAATCAAACGCCTTTTTCTTCATGCTTTCAAGCTTGAGTTCACGCATCCTGTTAGTGGTAAACCGTTAATTATTACTGCACCGGTACCTGTAGATATGCAGGTTTGGTTTGATGATAAAAAGTAAGTTTGAGTTATTGATATTTGATTGGGATGGAACCCTGATGGACTCCATAGACTGGATTGTCTATTGTTTACAAAACGCAGCAGTTGACTGCGGTTATAAGGCGCCGGATGAATGCGCGGCAAAAGATATTATCGGACTTAGCATCCATCAGGCTATGTCAGTCCTTTTTCCGGAACTTGATCAATTAGAAAAGCAACGTTTAATCAGCCGGTATTCAGAGCTTTATTTTTCGCGTCAACTGGGGGTTGAGGACTTGTTTCCAGGCGTAGTTGATCTTTTGGAGGCGCTTAAGCAAAGCGGTTTTCTCTTGGCGGTTGCGACCGGAAAATCACGCAAAGGTCTTCAGCATGCTTTTGAGCAAACCGGGATCGCCGGCTATTTTGTTGCGAGTCGCTGTGCCGATGAGACGGCTTCAAAGCCTGATCCGTTAATGCTCAAACAGATTATGTCGGAAACCGGCGTGCAAAAAGAAGCCACCGTTATGATCGGTGATTCCATTCATGATCTGGAAATGGCTTTAAATGCCGGAATATCTTCAATCGCGGTCACCTGCGGCGCTCATGCTGAACCGCAGTTACTGCAACATCGCCCCATCGAATTTCTGCAAAATACATCTGATTTAATAACATTTCTGAGGTTAAATAATGGAAAGTAATAATGACATGACGCAAGGCTCTGAGGGTCAAAAACAACAGGGTTGGGAGCGCGAAGTCATTGAAAAACTGGCGCTGGCAGCTGTGACGGAGCAAAGAAAGGCGCGTCACTGGAGCATTTTTTTTAAATTGTTGCTGTTTTTTTACCTGGTAGCTGTTTTTGTTGTAGCAATGTATCCCTCCATCAAAAAAGATATGGATGTGACAGGAGGTGAAGGTCACACGGCAGTCATCGATGTGGTCGGGGTTATAGCGGAGGACAAGCCCGCCAGCTTTGAAAATATCTCACAAGGTTTGCGTGATGCTGCGAAAGATAAAAACACCAAGGGCATTATCCTGCATATTAATTCACCCGGTGGCAGCCCTGTACAGTCTGACTATATTTTTCACGAAATCAGACTGGTTAAGCAGGAATTCCCCAATCTCCCTATTATTTCGGTAGTGAGCGATATTTGTGCTTCCGGCGGCTATTATGTGGCGTCCGCAACTGACAAAATTTATGTTAATGAGGCCAGTCTTATCGGTTCGATAGGCGTAGTCATTAACGGATTCGGCTTTGTTGAAACGCTTGAAAAAATGGGCGTAGAGAGACGGACGCTGACTGCCGGAGATCATAAAGCGATGCTGGATCCTTTTTTGCCGGTGAATGAGCTTGAAACCAGGCATATGCAAACATTGCTCAATCAGGTGCACAAACAATTCATTGATGCGGTAAAAAAAGGCCGTGGTGATCGCCTCAAAGAAACGTCCGATATGTTTTCAGGATTGGTGTGGACCGGTAAGGAAGGTGTTTCCCTGGGATTGGCCGATGATTTTGGCAGTGACAAATTCGTTGCGAAAAACGTCATTGGCGCTGAAAAGCTGGTTAATTTTACGCCCAGTGAACGCATAATGGATAGATTGTTTGGCAAGCTGGGAGCTTCTTTTGGTCATGCCGTCAGTGCTGCTTTTACGCGCTGGGATATGGGTTAAAAAGTTGGATTCAGTGACTATTCAGTCATTTAGACATATAGTTTAAGCCATGCAAATTGCAGAAACCAAAGGGTAATGCATCACATGATTATGTTCCGGATTTTCAATGGCAAATTTAATTAAAGTAATTTTGGTCGCCTTCATGTTCCTTGCTTCTGTTTTGTCTGGCAGCGAGATAGCCTTGGCTTCTGTCTCTCTTGATGAGGCGACAAGACAGGTGCTTTCCGATCCTCAAAATAAAGTACTGGGTGCCAAAACGGAGATCATTAACGAAAGAGAGGTTCACATTATCAAAGTGCTGACAGCGGACGGCCGTATTCAGCATTTTATAGTAGATGCCGAGACGGGCGATTTGTTGGAAGACTTTTTGCCCGATGAAGATAAAGAATGACATAAAGGGAGCGTACTATGCGAATTTTGGTGGTTGAAGATGAGCCGTTGATTGGTGATCAAATCCGGCAGTTTTTGGGCAGGAAAGGCTTTGCAGTAGATTTGGCCGCGACGGGGGCTGACGGGTTCTATTTGGGTAGCGAATATCCGATCGATGCAGCGATCATCGATATAGGATTGCCTGATATTTCGGGCGTTGAATTGATCAAAAAATTACGCAAGGAAAATGTCGAATTTCCTATTTTAATTCTGACTGCCAGAAGCCGTTGGCAGGAAAAAGTTGAAGGCCTGGAATCGGGTGCGGATGACTATTTGGTCAAGCCGTTTCATTACGAGGAATTGCTGGCTAGGCTCAATGCTTTAATCCGCCGGTCTGGTGGCAAATCGCATCCGGTATTGACCCATGCCAATATTGAGTTGAATACCGTATCGCAGGAAGTGACTGTTGCCGGTGAAAAAATGGATTTAACTGCTTTTGAATATAAAGTTCTGGAATACCTGCTGTTTAGAAAAGGTGAAGTCGTTTCAAAGTCAGTGTTAACCGAACATATTTACGATGAAGACTTTGATAGAGACAGCAACGTCATTGAAGTATTTATCGGGCGGTTGAGAAAAAAACTGGATCCAGACGGCGTCGTCAAACCCATTGAAACGTTGCGGGGACGCGGCTACCGCATTCCCGCAAATTAAGCTGCTGCAGAAGCTTATTAAAGTCAATGACTTAATGAAATTTTGTTAAGCTGAATCCTATGATTGAAGTAAAGTGAAGCGTAAATCTCTCAGTCTCAGGCTGCTTTTTTCCACCGGTTTTGTTCTCGCTTCTTTTTTCGCTATCGTTTCTGTGGTTTTGGAGCGTGGTTATAAGGAAAGCGCGGAGCAAGCGCTACGTGAAAATTTAAAAGTTCAGGTTTATTCGCTGTTATCGGCTGCCGAATTGACGCGCAACGGCCAAATTAAACTACCAAAAGCCTTGAGGGAGCCCCGTTTTTCTGATCCTGGCTCAGGTCTTTATGCCTCGGTTCAGCCCGCAAAAGGTAAAACAGAATGGCATTCGCCATCGGCGGTTGGCTTGACTTTATCGCCTCCTCCCCAAATAGCGCCGGGAAAGTTTGCCTTCCTGCTGGATGACATGGGGCGTTATGTTTTGCATTACAGTGTTATTTGGGAAGATAAGCGAAGAAAAGGGCGTGAATTTATTTTTAGTGTCGCTGAGGACAGTCAATTTGTCAGTCACCAGGTTGCAAGTTTCAAAAGAGTTCTGCAGTCCTGGTTGATGGGGATCGGTTCGGTGCTCATTATTATTCAATTAGTGGTTTTACGCTGGAGTTTAAAGCCACTCAGAGTCATCGTCAAAGATCTGGAAGCGATAGAGCGGGGCGATAAAACCCGGCTTGATGGTGTTTATTCAACCGAACTGGAAGGCCTGGCGGGTAACCTGAATGCGTTAGTAAGCAGTGAGCGAGCTCACCTTGAGCGCTATCGAAATACACTGGCCGATTTGGCGCATAGTTTGAAAACACCGTTAGCGATACTAAGAGGCTGCATTGAAACGCCTGAGTTGAATAAAAAAACCGCGTTGGATCAAATATCAAGGATGAATGAGATCGTCGAGTATCAGTTGCAGAAAGCTGCAGCGAAAGGTGAGAAAAAAACCACAGGTACAGTCGATGCTTCAATAGTCCTGGATAAAATTATCGGATCCATGCGCAAGGTTCATAGTGGGAAAAAAATTAACTTTGAAACTCGAAAGCCTGAAAGCTATAAATTATATTGTGAGGAAGGAGACCTTTACGAAATTGCCGGCAATCTGATCGACAATGCCAGTAAATGGTGCGATAAAAAAGTCAAAGTCAGCCTGCAATATAAGAACCAGATTAAGAAAAACAAGTATAAATTTCTACTTCAAATTGAAGATGATGGTCCTGGCATACCCT comes from Methylicorpusculum oleiharenae and encodes:
- a CDS encoding HAD-IA family hydrolase encodes the protein MIKSKFELLIFDWDGTLMDSIDWIVYCLQNAAVDCGYKAPDECAAKDIIGLSIHQAMSVLFPELDQLEKQRLISRYSELYFSRQLGVEDLFPGVVDLLEALKQSGFLLAVATGKSRKGLQHAFEQTGIAGYFVASRCADETASKPDPLMLKQIMSETGVQKEATVMIGDSIHDLEMALNAGISSIAVTCGAHAEPQLLQHRPIEFLQNTSDLITFLRLNNGK
- a CDS encoding S49 family peptidase, which gives rise to MESNNDMTQGSEGQKQQGWEREVIEKLALAAVTEQRKARHWSIFFKLLLFFYLVAVFVVAMYPSIKKDMDVTGGEGHTAVIDVVGVIAEDKPASFENISQGLRDAAKDKNTKGIILHINSPGGSPVQSDYIFHEIRLVKQEFPNLPIISVVSDICASGGYYVASATDKIYVNEASLIGSIGVVINGFGFVETLEKMGVERRTLTAGDHKAMLDPFLPVNELETRHMQTLLNQVHKQFIDAVKKGRGDRLKETSDMFSGLVWTGKEGVSLGLADDFGSDKFVAKNVIGAEKLVNFTPSERIMDRLFGKLGASFGHAVSAAFTRWDMG
- a CDS encoding PepSY domain-containing protein, which codes for MANLIKVILVAFMFLASVLSGSEIALASVSLDEATRQVLSDPQNKVLGAKTEIINEREVHIIKVLTADGRIQHFIVDAETGDLLEDFLPDEDKE
- a CDS encoding response regulator transcription factor; amino-acid sequence: MRILVVEDEPLIGDQIRQFLGRKGFAVDLAATGADGFYLGSEYPIDAAIIDIGLPDISGVELIKKLRKENVEFPILILTARSRWQEKVEGLESGADDYLVKPFHYEELLARLNALIRRSGGKSHPVLTHANIELNTVSQEVTVAGEKMDLTAFEYKVLEYLLFRKGEVVSKSVLTEHIYDEDFDRDSNVIEVFIGRLRKKLDPDGVVKPIETLRGRGYRIPAN
- a CDS encoding ATP-binding protein, yielding MKRKSLSLRLLFSTGFVLASFFAIVSVVLERGYKESAEQALRENLKVQVYSLLSAAELTRNGQIKLPKALREPRFSDPGSGLYASVQPAKGKTEWHSPSAVGLTLSPPPQIAPGKFAFLLDDMGRYVLHYSVIWEDKRRKGREFIFSVAEDSQFVSHQVASFKRVLQSWLMGIGSVLIIIQLVVLRWSLKPLRVIVKDLEAIERGDKTRLDGVYSTELEGLAGNLNALVSSERAHLERYRNTLADLAHSLKTPLAILRGCIETPELNKKTALDQISRMNEIVEYQLQKAAAKGEKKTTGTVDASIVLDKIIGSMRKVHSGKKINFETRKPESYKLYCEEGDLYEIAGNLIDNASKWCDKKVKVSLQYKNQIKKNKYKFLLQIEDDGPGIPSGQLEEILKRGVRADQNIHGHGIGMAVVNELVGLMGGELLGDKSPSLGGMRWQVYLP